A region of the Roseiflexus sp. RS-1 genome:
TCAGATCACCCGTCTGGCGCGCAGTTCGCCGATCTCGGCATCGCTCATACCGAGCAGATCCTTGAGCACCTCCTCGGTATGTTCGCCAAGCCGGGGTCCCAGGCTCTTGATCCGTCCAGGCGTTTCCGACAGTTTGGGCACAACGTTCGGCACGATGATCGTTTCGCCGGTATTGTCAACGTCGATGGCGACCAGGTTGCGGCGTGCATGGAACTGACGATCGCCGAAAATGTCGGCAATATCGTTGAGCGGCGCAGCCGGCGTCGCCGTTGCATAGCAGCGCTCCAGCACCTCGGCGCGGGTCAACGAACTGCACCAGTCGCGCACGATTTCGTTCACATCATTCGCGTGCTGGAGGCGCACCTTCTGATCGCCGTAAATGCTCGACGACGCCAGTTCGGGGCGTCCCATCGCCTTCGCCAGGCGCGCAAAGAGTTTGTCAGTCGCGCACGAGATGGCGACCCACTTGCCATCTTTCGTCTGAAAATGCCCGTGTGGGCAGGCAAAGTCGTTGTGGTGCGGACCATGCCGTTCGCGCACTTTTTTGTACATGCCATACGCCGGCACCAGTTCGTCGCTGCAACGGAATACCGATTCGTAGAGCGCCGCATCGATATACTGCCCGCGCCCGGTCTTCTCGCGGTAGTGCAACGCGATCAGCACGCCGATGCACCCGTACAGCCCGGTCATATAGTCGCCCAGCGTCGTCGAACCCGGCGTCACCGGCGTTCCCTTCGGCATGCCCGCCAGATACGAGATGCCGCCCACCGCGTGAGCGATGCGGGCGAATCCCGGTCGATCTTTGTACGGTCCCGTCTGACCATAGCCGGTCACCCGCAGCATGATCAGCCGCGGATTGATCTGACTCAGGACATCCCACCCCAACCCCCACTTTTCCAGTGTGCCGGGGCGAAAGTTCTCGCACAGCACGTCAGATTTTGCAGCCAGTTCCTTGAAAATCCGCGCACCATCGGGATGCTGAAGGTTGAGGGTCACCGAGCGCTTATTGCGCGCCTCGCTGAGCCACGTCAGCGTATCGCCGTCGCGGAAGGTGGGAGTGCCGAAGCGACGCAGCGCGTCACCACCGAGCGGATGTTCGACCTTCAACACATCGGCGCCAAACTCGCCCAGCAGCGTGGCGCAGAAGGGTGCAGCGACCACCGTCGCCGCATCGATCACGCGAATGCCTGCCAGCGGCAGGTTGCTTTCGTGTCCATCCATACCAGATCACCTCATTCCACATCGCTCTGCGACGCATCAGATAATCTTGCGACTGCGCAGGCGCTTGATCTCGTCGGCGGAAATGTTCAACAGTTCGCGAAAGACCTCATACGTGGCATTGCCGAGCGGCGGACCCAGATTGGTGATACGTCCCGGCGTTTCAGAGAGGGTGGGCACGACATTGGGCACCACCACCCCGCCGACCCCTTCCGCCTCGACGCAGGCAAGGTTGCCACGGGCGCGAAAGTGCTCATCTTCAAAAATATCGGCGATGCTGTTC
Encoded here:
- a CDS encoding CaiB/BaiF CoA transferase family protein; this translates as MDGHESNLPLAGIRVIDAATVVAAPFCATLLGEFGADVLKVEHPLGGDALRRFGTPTFRDGDTLTWLSEARNKRSVTLNLQHPDGARIFKELAAKSDVLCENFRPGTLEKWGLGWDVLSQINPRLIMLRVTGYGQTGPYKDRPGFARIAHAVGGISYLAGMPKGTPVTPGSTTLGDYMTGLYGCIGVLIALHYREKTGRGQYIDAALYESVFRCSDELVPAYGMYKKVRERHGPHHNDFACPHGHFQTKDGKWVAISCATDKLFARLAKAMGRPELASSSIYGDQKVRLQHANDVNEIVRDWCSSLTRAEVLERCYATATPAAPLNDIADIFGDRQFHARRNLVAIDVDNTGETIIVPNVVPKLSETPGRIKSLGPRLGEHTEEVLKDLLGMSDAEIGELRARRVI